The genomic region CGGTAGAGGCTGTCGGCTGCGTAGAGAAGCGTGATCGCTGGAAGGATGGCAGCTTTCCAGGGGGTGAGCAGCAGCAGGCTGGCGATGACGTCCTGAGTCGAGAGATCCATGCCGAAGAGAATCTTTTTCTGCATGAACGCTTTTTTTAGGCCCCAGCGTTGGACGCTTGGAAGACTGCGAAGTCGGGGCACAATGTAGAAGGTGGTGAGAATGGCGTAGGCGTTGATGACGAAGGCGTAGGCTATTAGCCAAGAGGTGCTGTTTCCCGTGCTGTAGCCAAGGACGAGAAAGCCTCCGGTGTAGAAGAGGCGATCGGCTATTTGATCGAGTATTTGGCCGAACTTGGAGGAAAGC from Pelagicoccus sp. SDUM812003 harbors:
- a CDS encoding CDP-alcohol phosphatidyltransferase family protein, yielding MPSQQLPPTYTPKRDSFYLFEGLYTRLVCKLLPTIARTRLTPNQVTLLNIGNSLLIAFLLLKSLWFPASLLIQLYLILDILDGNLARYTRLSSKFGQILDQIADRLFYTGGFLVLGYSTGNSTSWLIAYAFVINAYAILTTFYIVPRLRSLPSVQRWGLKKAFMQKKILFGMDLSTQDVIASLLLLTPWKAAILPAITLLYAADSLYRLWELKRNESLIAPNHA